One Allostreptomyces psammosilenae DNA segment encodes these proteins:
- a CDS encoding TetR family transcriptional regulator: protein MTGQVRTVDGRVAGRRGQETRQKLLDCLSEMLSTSPYRDVKVIDVARMAGTSPATFYQYFPDIEGAVLEIAEGVAKDAARLKELVADRSWAGKSGWTTAEELVDGFLGFAKEHESILRVLDLGTAEGDKRFNKIRLKILNSISQSLQEGIKELQAKGRVGAEVNPNAMAGLLTTLLSSVSGQQKGFEALGVKPKDLKPNLALLIYLGVTGKKPPK from the coding sequence ATGACAGGACAAGTTCGCACCGTCGACGGGCGCGTCGCCGGGCGACGTGGGCAGGAAACGCGGCAGAAGCTGCTTGACTGCCTCAGCGAGATGCTCAGCACGTCGCCGTACCGGGACGTCAAGGTCATCGACGTCGCCAGGATGGCCGGAACCTCCCCCGCCACGTTCTACCAGTACTTTCCCGACATCGAGGGGGCCGTCCTCGAGATCGCGGAAGGTGTCGCCAAGGATGCGGCCCGGCTCAAGGAGCTGGTCGCCGATCGCTCGTGGGCCGGCAAGAGCGGCTGGACCACGGCAGAAGAACTCGTGGACGGCTTCCTCGGCTTCGCCAAGGAGCACGAGTCCATTCTGCGGGTGCTCGATTTGGGCACCGCGGAAGGAGACAAGCGGTTCAACAAGATCCGACTGAAGATCCTCAACTCGATCAGCCAGTCCCTCCAGGAGGGCATCAAGGAACTCCAGGCCAAGGGCCGGGTCGGCGCGGAGGTCAACCCCAATGCGATGGCCGGCCTTCTCACCACGCTGCTCAGCTCGGTTTCCGGGCAGCAGAAGGGGTTCGAGGCGCTCGGTGTGAAGCCGAAGGACCTCAAGCCCAATCTGGCGTTGCTGATCTACCTCGGTGTCACCGGCAAGAAGCCACCGAAGTAG
- a CDS encoding transporter, protein MSAPAAGGQPSAPAAPAPFPAAPSPAAPPTASPGLGATARLLAAMKARMVVNGLRQSRARTVVYVIGSLVALVYAAGALLLMAVARGQDFAFSAPTLLFSVFALGWAVLPLFVSGGGDETLDPSRLVLLPLRPAQLLAGMVAASAVGLGPAFTLLFLLTAPVALVESAAGLVAAVPAVLLALLLCLTLSRAVAAANTRMLNSRRGRDLALLSGILVALGGNLVGAGVRQLGSGSLEVVDALGEVLRWLPPGMAVDAIRAAEEGRAAASAGRLLVVAATVAALMWWWQRSLHRLMVTADSSTLLGGAQEPGPRRRRAADRAGADAMAGPVVLRRLRLVPGGRAGTAMARQARYGWRDPRGRVAWVAVLGMGAIMPLVFAAQGTASVYQSLWAAAFLGNQIGNVFGMDGSAFWTVAATITDRRDARAELLGRLLAVAVVAVPYVVVVTGLLALLTGSGEFWPALGLALGVVGVQFAVGLHTSVRLPYAVPERDGTGGAAAGQAGLAWGSMTLGAVASLLVCLPLLAVLLPLREAGGAAALLMVPIGVGWGLAAVLVALRTASAALPGRLPEILWAVAKG, encoded by the coding sequence GTGAGCGCCCCCGCGGCCGGCGGTCAGCCCTCCGCCCCGGCCGCCCCAGCCCCGTTCCCCGCCGCCCCCTCCCCCGCCGCGCCGCCCACCGCGTCACCCGGGCTGGGCGCCACGGCGCGGCTGCTCGCCGCCATGAAGGCCCGGATGGTGGTGAACGGCCTGCGGCAGAGCCGGGCCCGCACCGTGGTCTACGTCATCGGCTCGCTGGTCGCCCTGGTCTACGCGGCCGGCGCGCTGCTGCTCATGGCGGTGGCCCGCGGCCAGGACTTCGCCTTCAGCGCGCCCACGCTGCTGTTCAGCGTGTTCGCCCTGGGCTGGGCGGTGCTGCCGCTGTTCGTCTCCGGCGGCGGGGACGAGACGCTGGACCCCAGCCGGTTGGTGCTGCTCCCGCTGCGCCCGGCCCAGCTGCTGGCCGGCATGGTGGCCGCCTCGGCGGTCGGCCTGGGCCCCGCCTTCACCCTGCTGTTCCTGCTCACCGCCCCGGTCGCGCTGGTGGAGTCCGCGGCCGGGCTGGTCGCCGCCGTCCCCGCCGTACTGCTCGCCCTGCTGCTGTGCCTGACCCTCTCCCGCGCCGTGGCCGCCGCCAACACCCGGATGCTGAACAGCCGGCGCGGCCGTGACCTCGCGCTGCTCAGCGGGATCCTCGTGGCGCTCGGCGGCAACCTGGTCGGCGCCGGGGTGCGGCAGCTCGGCAGCGGCTCCCTGGAGGTGGTGGACGCGCTCGGCGAGGTGCTGCGCTGGCTGCCCCCGGGGATGGCGGTGGACGCCATCCGGGCGGCGGAGGAGGGGCGCGCCGCGGCCTCGGCCGGGCGGCTGCTGGTGGTGGCGGCGACGGTGGCCGCGCTGATGTGGTGGTGGCAGCGCTCGCTGCACCGGCTGATGGTCACCGCGGACTCCTCCACGCTGCTCGGCGGCGCGCAGGAGCCCGGCCCACGGCGCCGCCGGGCCGCCGACCGCGCCGGCGCGGACGCCATGGCGGGACCGGTCGTGCTGCGCCGGCTGCGGCTGGTGCCCGGCGGCCGGGCCGGCACCGCGATGGCGCGGCAGGCCCGGTACGGCTGGCGGGATCCGCGCGGCCGGGTGGCCTGGGTGGCCGTCCTCGGCATGGGCGCGATCATGCCGCTGGTGTTCGCGGCCCAGGGAACGGCCTCCGTCTACCAGTCGCTGTGGGCGGCCGCCTTCCTCGGCAACCAGATCGGCAACGTGTTCGGCATGGACGGCTCGGCGTTCTGGACCGTCGCGGCCACCATCACCGACCGTCGTGACGCTCGGGCGGAGCTGCTCGGCCGACTGCTCGCCGTTGCCGTGGTCGCCGTGCCGTACGTCGTCGTGGTGACCGGCCTGCTCGCCCTGCTCACCGGGTCCGGCGAGTTCTGGCCGGCGCTCGGCCTGGCCCTGGGCGTGGTCGGGGTGCAGTTCGCGGTCGGCCTGCACACCAGCGTCCGGCTCCCCTACGCCGTGCCGGAGCGTGACGGCACGGGCGGGGCCGCGGCCGGCCAGGCGGGACTGGCCTGGGGCTCGATGACGCTCGGCGCCGTGGCGTCACTCCTCGTCTGCCTGCCGCTGCTCGCCGTGCTCCTCCCGCTGCGGGAGGCGGGCGGCGCGGCGGCGCTGCTGATGGTGCCGATCGGCGTGGGCTGGGGGCTGGCCGCCGTGCTGGTGGCGCTGCGCACGGCCTCGGCGGCGCTGCCCGGGCGGCTGCCGGAGATCCTCTGGGCGGTGGCCAAGGGCTGA
- a CDS encoding RNA polymerase sigma factor, with translation MVSPRTGPVRWDRQIQQRLLRGEESALGELYDQFAPLVLTLADRVLGDHDEAESLTREVFAHVWENPDAFDPDVGTMRSWIHSLTHRHAVERKRRLTSRRDPEPAPDLATEPSSVEEAMQAAVTAERVKQIVSQLPRPVRETIEMTYYDGRTYTQAAKELGIRPDDARHRLRLGLQLLASSLATAPSPRPPRQGAHPGVAPPRRTPGDPGPAGPLR, from the coding sequence ATGGTCAGCCCGCGGACCGGCCCCGTCCGATGGGACCGGCAGATCCAGCAGCGCCTGCTGCGCGGCGAGGAGTCCGCGCTGGGCGAGCTGTACGACCAGTTCGCGCCCCTGGTGCTGACGCTGGCCGACCGGGTGCTCGGCGACCACGACGAGGCCGAGTCGCTGACCCGTGAGGTGTTCGCCCACGTGTGGGAGAACCCGGACGCCTTCGACCCCGACGTCGGCACCATGCGCTCCTGGATCCACAGCCTGACCCACCGGCACGCCGTGGAGCGCAAGCGCCGGCTCACCTCGCGCCGCGATCCGGAGCCCGCCCCCGACCTCGCCACGGAGCCGTCCAGCGTGGAGGAGGCCATGCAGGCGGCGGTGACCGCCGAGCGGGTCAAGCAGATCGTGAGCCAGTTGCCGCGACCGGTCCGGGAAACCATCGAGATGACGTACTACGACGGCCGCACCTACACGCAGGCGGCCAAGGAGCTGGGCATCCGGCCGGATGACGCCCGCCACCGGCTCCGGCTCGGACTCCAGCTGCTGGCCTCCTCCCTGGCCACCGCGCCGTCGCCGCGCCCGCCGCGGCAGGGGGCGCACCCCGGGGTGGCGCCGCCCCGGCGAACGCCCGGCGATCCCGGCCCCGCGGGGCCGCTGCGGTGA
- a CDS encoding ABC transporter ATP-binding protein — protein MHLPTPPPPAAPSGPPAVRVRGLTKRFGERLAVAGIDLDLPAGSFVGLVGPNGAGKTTTLSMVTGLLRPDAGTVQVAGHDVWRSPVAVKGRIGVLPEGLRLFERLTGAELLEYTGRLRGLPVSDVRRRTDDLLAVLDLTGARNQLVVDYSTGMRKKIGLAAALIHNPTVLFLDEPFEGVDPVSARTIRHVLERYTASGATVVFSSHVMELVEKLCDWVAVMRGGRVVAQGPLDRVRDGRPLHEVFIDLVGAADRAEASLDWLGGPR, from the coding sequence ATCCACCTCCCGACGCCGCCCCCGCCGGCCGCCCCCAGCGGCCCGCCGGCGGTCCGGGTGCGCGGGCTGACCAAGCGGTTCGGGGAGCGGCTGGCCGTGGCAGGGATCGACCTGGACCTCCCGGCGGGCAGCTTCGTGGGCCTGGTCGGCCCCAACGGGGCGGGGAAGACGACCACCCTGTCGATGGTCACCGGGCTGCTCCGCCCGGACGCCGGCACGGTGCAGGTCGCCGGCCACGACGTCTGGCGGTCGCCGGTGGCCGTCAAGGGCCGGATCGGCGTGCTGCCGGAAGGGCTGCGGCTGTTCGAACGGCTCACCGGCGCGGAACTGCTGGAGTACACCGGGAGGCTGCGGGGGCTTCCCGTCTCGGACGTCCGGCGCCGCACCGATGACCTGCTCGCCGTCCTGGACCTCACCGGGGCGCGGAACCAGCTGGTGGTGGACTACTCCACCGGCATGCGCAAGAAGATCGGCCTGGCCGCGGCGCTGATCCACAACCCGACGGTGCTCTTCCTGGACGAGCCCTTCGAGGGCGTGGACCCGGTCTCCGCGCGGACCATCCGGCACGTGCTGGAGCGCTACACCGCCTCCGGCGCCACCGTGGTGTTCTCCAGCCACGTCATGGAGCTGGTGGAGAAGCTGTGCGACTGGGTCGCGGTGATGCGGGGCGGCAGGGTGGTCGCGCAGGGTCCGCTGGACCGGGTGCGCGACGGACGGCCGCTGCACGAGGTCTTCATCGACCTGGTCGGCGCGGCGGACCGCGCGGAGGCCTCGCTGGACTGGCTCGGCGGGCCCCGGTGA
- a CDS encoding bifunctional DNA primase/polymerase, protein MTARSWSSGTLIDAAIAYAEVCRWDVAAGARLLEHDGPPRCSCGDPVCTAPGAHPVRADWALQCSNNPAAVRHWWSAQPDSCVLLPTGRSFDAVDVPFNAGCLALARLERLGVELGPVLSVANRRMVFLVLPGIAEKVPDLLRRIGWAPAGIDLVAHGDGSYVPGAPSRIGRFGYAQWARPPRGGTRWMPDVKDLLPSIAYACGQETRRPSLVPARSRG, encoded by the coding sequence GTGACAGCCCGTTCCTGGAGCAGCGGCACCCTGATCGACGCCGCCATCGCCTACGCCGAGGTCTGCCGCTGGGATGTCGCGGCGGGCGCCCGCCTGCTCGAGCACGACGGCCCACCCCGCTGTTCCTGCGGCGACCCGGTGTGCACCGCCCCGGGCGCGCACCCGGTGCGCGCCGACTGGGCGCTGCAGTGCAGCAACAATCCGGCCGCCGTCCGGCACTGGTGGTCGGCGCAACCCGACTCCTGCGTCCTGCTGCCGACCGGACGCTCGTTCGACGCCGTGGACGTGCCGTTCAACGCCGGCTGCCTGGCCCTCGCCCGCCTGGAGCGCCTCGGCGTGGAACTGGGCCCGGTGCTGTCGGTCGCCAACCGCCGGATGGTGTTCCTGGTGCTGCCGGGCATCGCCGAGAAGGTCCCGGATCTGCTGCGCAGGATCGGTTGGGCACCTGCGGGTATCGATCTGGTGGCGCACGGTGACGGCTCCTATGTGCCGGGCGCCCCCAGCCGGATCGGCCGGTTCGGATACGCCCAGTGGGCCCGCCCGCCGCGCGGCGGCACCCGGTGGATGCCGGACGTGAAGGACCTGCTGCCGAGCATCGCCTACGCCTGCGGCCAGGAGACCCGCCGCCCCTCCCTCGTCCCGGCTCGCTCCCGGGGCTGA
- a CDS encoding STAS domain-containing protein has product MTVTLGEHNGWSLLRVAGELDMVSAPGVRRAVHELVAEGRRSLVLDLSEVEFCDSTGIGMLVAARRLMRSCAGRMRLVLPARESHVNRVLAAMGVRRLFDIHPDPDTATLERPQDDLGERPVRRSA; this is encoded by the coding sequence ATGACGGTGACTCTCGGTGAGCACAACGGCTGGTCCCTGCTCCGGGTGGCGGGAGAGCTCGACATGGTCTCCGCGCCGGGAGTGCGCAGGGCGGTGCACGAACTGGTGGCCGAGGGACGCCGCAGCCTGGTGCTGGACCTGTCCGAGGTGGAGTTCTGCGACTCCACGGGCATCGGCATGCTGGTGGCCGCGCGCCGGCTGATGCGGTCCTGCGCCGGCCGGATGCGGCTGGTCCTCCCGGCCCGCGAGTCACACGTCAACCGGGTGCTGGCGGCGATGGGGGTGCGGCGCCTGTTCGACATCCACCCGGATCCGGACACGGCCACCCTGGAGCGGCCCCAGGACGACCTGGGCGAGCGCCCGGTCCGCCGGAGCGCCTGA
- the purU gene encoding formyltetrahydrofolate deformylase has translation MSATAPRTAAPAGGAGGSAGGTGAGYVLTLSCPDRKGIVHAVSSYLFITGCNIVDSQQFGDRDTGLFFMRVHFTADDAVAADGPAEAPTLERLRASFAAVGQSFHMDWRISPADERTRVLIMVSKFGHCLNDLLFRASSGALPVDIVAVVSNHEDFRGLAESHGVPFHHVPVTRDTKQEAEARLLEIVEREGVQLVVLARYMQVLSDDLCKALEGRAINIHHSFLPSFKGAKPYHQAHARGVKVVGATAHYVTAELDEGPIIEQEVVRVGHELSPEQLVAVGRDVECQALARAVKWHSEHRVLLNGSRTVVFA, from the coding sequence GTGTCGGCGACGGCCCCCCGGACCGCGGCCCCGGCGGGTGGCGCGGGCGGATCAGCGGGCGGTACCGGCGCCGGCTACGTGCTGACGCTGTCCTGCCCGGACCGCAAGGGCATCGTGCACGCGGTGTCCAGCTACCTGTTCATCACCGGGTGCAACATCGTGGACAGCCAGCAGTTCGGCGACCGGGACACCGGTCTGTTCTTCATGCGGGTGCACTTCACCGCGGACGACGCGGTGGCGGCCGACGGCCCCGCCGAGGCGCCCACCCTGGAGCGGCTGCGGGCCAGTTTCGCCGCGGTGGGCCAGTCGTTCCACATGGACTGGCGGATCTCGCCGGCCGACGAGCGCACCCGCGTGCTGATCATGGTCAGCAAGTTCGGCCACTGCCTCAACGACCTGCTGTTCCGGGCGTCCAGCGGGGCGCTGCCGGTGGACATCGTGGCCGTGGTCTCGAACCACGAGGACTTCCGCGGGCTGGCCGAGTCGCACGGCGTGCCGTTCCACCACGTCCCGGTGACCCGGGACACCAAGCAGGAGGCCGAGGCGCGCCTGCTGGAGATCGTCGAGCGGGAGGGCGTGCAGCTGGTGGTGCTCGCCCGCTACATGCAGGTCCTCTCCGACGACCTGTGCAAGGCCCTGGAGGGCCGTGCCATCAACATCCACCACTCCTTCCTGCCGAGCTTCAAGGGCGCCAAGCCGTACCACCAGGCGCACGCCCGGGGCGTGAAGGTGGTCGGCGCGACCGCGCACTACGTGACGGCGGAGCTGGACGAGGGGCCGATCATCGAGCAGGAGGTCGTCCGGGTCGGCCACGAGCTCTCCCCGGAGCAGCTGGTGGCGGTCGGCCGGGACGTGGAGTGCCAGGCGCTGGCGCGTGCCGTGAAGTGGCACAGCGAGCACCGGGTGCTGCTCAACGGCAGCCGCACCGTGGTCTTCGCCTGA
- a CDS encoding DUF2191 domain-containing protein produces MSRTPIEPDDDPVADAAAVAGATTATEPVEAAAREILAVRRRARALAGLRAMGARGDFDALLDKRNLRS; encoded by the coding sequence ATGAGCCGGACCCCCATCGAACCGGACGACGACCCGGTCGCTGACGCGGCCGCCGTGGCGGGCGCGACCACCGCGACGGAGCCCGTCGAGGCGGCTGCGCGCGAAATCCTCGCCGTCCGCCGGCGCGCCCGTGCGCTGGCCGGGCTCCGTGCCATGGGGGCACGGGGCGATTTCGACGCCCTGCTGGACAAACGGAACCTCCGTTCCTGA
- a CDS encoding zf-HC2 domain-containing protein — MSGLPDRDHEYYRTLLGAWAVDACAPEETLAVESHLTGCVPCRQEALRLRDAAGWLTVEDTLEPSPELRGSVLERCLARRPARHRLPSWAAGYGAEAARLDALLRDLPGHDWLRRVRTPWPSGAAGEVQWSIADVLCHLSAGDGLVARALGLPDPLDASGSRFGNVSLFPSRRATAGAPASAGPTVPDAPAPADPTAPDAPAPADPDGTDGTGRAGPAGPAGPASPTDPVGGARTDPRQRTELLIAAEADRSDDTVRDAWREQTRAVLQAVGLAGHHVGAVEVEYGTHSVPLRDALVARAFACWIHGTDIAAAVSYPYPAPEPAHLRQLAELGLRLLPGALEHLIKDGRATPRPGHYTTVHLTGAGLRRRIPGAPGGTAALAGPDDRDDGPLSGGPADPGPHAGPPRAAGPDDRADAADPADLIRLRPVAPADTVTGAATAGPAATALGDPRPPAGRPRATGTVELVTGVEAASLTMDVQEFCLLLAGRRTPQEAAALIAVDGDRDAAHDLLRAAARVDLL, encoded by the coding sequence GTGAGCGGCCTTCCCGACCGGGACCACGAGTACTACCGCACCCTCCTCGGTGCCTGGGCGGTGGACGCCTGCGCCCCGGAGGAGACCCTGGCGGTGGAGAGCCACCTCACCGGCTGCGTGCCCTGCCGCCAGGAGGCCCTGCGACTGCGCGACGCCGCCGGCTGGCTGACCGTCGAGGACACCCTGGAGCCGTCGCCGGAGCTGCGCGGCAGCGTCCTGGAGCGCTGCCTGGCCCGGCGCCCCGCCCGCCACCGGCTCCCCTCCTGGGCGGCCGGCTACGGCGCCGAGGCCGCCCGGTTGGACGCCCTGCTGCGCGACCTGCCCGGCCACGACTGGCTGCGCCGGGTGCGCACCCCCTGGCCCAGCGGCGCGGCCGGCGAGGTGCAGTGGTCCATCGCCGACGTGCTGTGCCACCTCAGCGCCGGCGACGGGCTGGTGGCCCGGGCGCTCGGACTGCCCGACCCGCTGGACGCCAGCGGCAGCCGGTTCGGCAACGTCTCCCTGTTCCCGTCCCGCCGCGCGACGGCGGGCGCCCCCGCGTCGGCCGGCCCCACCGTGCCCGACGCCCCCGCCCCGGCCGACCCCACCGCGCCCGACGCCCCCGCCCCGGCCGACCCCGACGGCACCGACGGCACCGGCCGGGCAGGCCCCGCCGGGCCCGCCGGCCCCGCCTCCCCGACCGATCCGGTCGGCGGCGCCCGCACCGACCCGCGGCAGCGCACCGAGCTGCTGATCGCCGCCGAGGCCGACCGCTCCGACGACACCGTGCGCGACGCCTGGCGGGAACAGACCCGTGCGGTGCTCCAGGCCGTCGGGCTGGCCGGCCACCACGTGGGCGCCGTGGAGGTGGAGTACGGGACGCACAGCGTGCCGCTGCGCGACGCCCTGGTCGCCAGGGCGTTCGCCTGCTGGATCCACGGCACCGACATCGCCGCCGCGGTCAGCTACCCCTACCCGGCGCCGGAGCCGGCCCACCTGCGGCAGCTCGCCGAACTGGGGCTGCGGCTGCTGCCCGGGGCGCTGGAACACCTGATCAAGGACGGGCGGGCCACCCCCCGCCCCGGCCACTACACCACGGTGCACCTGACCGGCGCCGGGCTGCGGCGCCGCATCCCCGGGGCACCCGGCGGGACCGCCGCGCTCGCCGGCCCGGACGACCGGGACGACGGCCCGCTCTCCGGCGGCCCGGCGGATCCGGGCCCGCACGCCGGCCCGCCCAGGGCCGCCGGCCCGGACGACCGCGCCGACGCCGCCGATCCCGCGGACCTGATACGCCTGCGCCCCGTCGCCCCCGCCGACACGGTGACCGGCGCCGCGACCGCGGGCCCGGCGGCCACGGCCCTCGGCGACCCCCGCCCGCCGGCCGGCCGCCCGCGGGCGACCGGGACCGTGGAGCTGGTCACCGGCGTGGAGGCGGCCTCGCTCACCATGGACGTCCAGGAGTTCTGCCTGCTGCTCGCCGGCCGCCGCACGCCCCAGGAGGCGGCGGCGCTGATCGCGGTCGACGGGGACCGCGACGCGGCCCACGACCTGCTCCGCGCCGCCGCCCGCGTCGACCTGCTGTGA